From Shewanella yunxiaonensis, the proteins below share one genomic window:
- a CDS encoding S9 family peptidase, with the protein MKTLMRHIGLSALTLAVLSGCAATQNTTAQQTTMTHTAVTQPLVAPPTADKPLTIEQIMADPDWMGVSADGAYWSDDGKSVLFFRQPSASPLRNYYRLSVADGVTNELQLNELHLASQREGVFNQDKTRKAYVYQNNLFVKQLSSGKIEQLTRQNDSIDGVRFLNDGDLVYWQGSKVYRIHQDSGMVEQLADIQFAKAPEAVKEPDTFLAKQNQRLIKFVAKQHDNAKALEQYKDQLQQQDPTMAAKPFYLGEKDALIELSVSPDARYLFLVLQDKTYKGRTDADVMPNYLDPEGHVGLVPVRARVAEDKLPGQRFVVLDLQSHQQQDVTLEGLSGYDEDVLAAVKAENAKAQGTTYKSEKKVRNIRLIEDWGWDQSPIQWQSTKDTVAVMLEATDNKDRWIATVDLNKGKFQTQHRLHDDAWINYDHNQYGWLPGSDTLYYLSEQSGYSQLYLKPLTGKEKALTSGKFVVSDITLSPDSQYIYYKANKGHPGKYNIYRVDLQNGKDEQLTHWTGTLDYQLNPQGDTLLLTASALTQPNELYLQPIGGELKQLTHYTSKAFADYPWQAPQIIEVPSSHGAGKVYARLYLPQGFDAKRADKYPAVIFNHGAGYLQEVHYGFSDYYHEFMFNNLLTQHGYVVLDMDYRGSKGYGRDWRTAIYRNMGHPEVEDLKDGVAWMAKNANIDTQRVGTYGGSYGGFLTFMSLFTAPDLFQCGAALRPVADWAHYNAPYTSNILNTPDDDPIAYRRSSPIEHAQGLKNHLLILGGIEDDNVFFQDSVRMVQHLIELENPHFDMAYYPVEHHGFRQPSSWLDEYRRILRLFETDLKK; encoded by the coding sequence ATGAAAACCCTCATGCGTCACATAGGGCTCAGCGCCTTGACTCTGGCGGTACTTAGCGGCTGCGCGGCCACACAAAATACCACCGCTCAGCAAACCACGATGACTCACACGGCGGTCACTCAGCCGTTAGTCGCTCCCCCTACCGCAGATAAACCTCTGACGATAGAACAGATCATGGCCGATCCCGATTGGATGGGGGTGAGTGCCGACGGGGCTTACTGGAGCGATGATGGCAAGTCGGTATTGTTTTTCCGTCAGCCCAGCGCTTCGCCACTCCGTAACTATTATCGTCTTAGTGTCGCGGATGGCGTGACTAACGAGCTGCAGCTCAACGAGTTGCACTTGGCCTCCCAACGTGAAGGGGTGTTCAATCAGGACAAAACTCGTAAAGCCTATGTTTATCAGAACAACCTGTTTGTTAAGCAGCTCAGCAGCGGCAAGATTGAACAGCTAACCCGTCAAAACGATAGTATCGATGGGGTGCGGTTCCTGAATGATGGTGATCTGGTGTATTGGCAGGGCAGCAAGGTGTACCGCATCCATCAGGACTCTGGAATGGTGGAACAGCTGGCAGATATTCAGTTTGCCAAAGCGCCTGAAGCGGTGAAAGAGCCGGACACTTTCCTGGCAAAGCAGAATCAGCGCTTGATTAAGTTTGTGGCAAAGCAGCATGACAATGCCAAAGCGCTGGAACAGTACAAAGATCAGTTACAACAACAAGATCCCACCATGGCGGCGAAGCCATTTTATTTGGGGGAAAAAGATGCACTGATTGAACTCAGTGTGTCACCCGATGCTCGCTATCTGTTCCTGGTGTTGCAAGATAAAACCTACAAAGGGCGCACGGATGCCGATGTGATGCCGAACTATCTGGATCCTGAAGGCCATGTAGGTTTAGTCCCGGTGCGTGCCCGAGTCGCCGAAGATAAGTTACCAGGGCAGCGTTTTGTGGTGTTGGATCTGCAGTCACACCAACAGCAAGATGTGACCCTGGAAGGCTTGAGCGGATATGACGAAGATGTGCTGGCAGCGGTAAAAGCTGAAAATGCCAAAGCGCAAGGCACTACCTACAAGAGTGAGAAAAAAGTTCGTAATATCCGCTTGATTGAAGATTGGGGGTGGGATCAGAGCCCCATTCAATGGCAGTCTACAAAAGACACCGTGGCGGTGATGCTGGAAGCTACCGATAACAAGGATCGCTGGATTGCCACGGTGGATCTCAATAAAGGTAAGTTCCAGACCCAGCACCGTTTACACGATGATGCCTGGATCAACTATGACCATAATCAATATGGCTGGTTACCGGGCAGTGACACCCTGTATTACTTGTCAGAGCAGAGTGGTTATTCACAGCTGTATCTGAAACCGTTAACCGGTAAAGAAAAAGCGCTGACCAGTGGTAAATTTGTGGTGAGTGATATCACCCTTAGTCCCGATAGCCAGTACATCTATTACAAAGCCAACAAGGGACACCCAGGTAAGTACAATATTTACCGGGTGGATCTGCAAAATGGTAAAGATGAACAACTGACGCACTGGACCGGTACTCTTGACTATCAACTGAATCCCCAAGGCGACACTTTGCTGTTGACTGCGTCAGCATTGACTCAGCCCAATGAGCTGTATCTGCAGCCGATTGGCGGTGAGCTGAAACAACTGACGCACTACACCAGTAAGGCCTTCGCCGATTATCCGTGGCAGGCACCGCAGATCATTGAAGTGCCATCGTCACATGGCGCTGGAAAGGTCTATGCAAGACTGTATCTGCCGCAAGGTTTTGATGCCAAGCGCGCCGATAAATACCCGGCAGTCATTTTTAACCATGGCGCTGGCTATTTGCAGGAAGTACATTACGGCTTCTCTGATTACTACCATGAATTCATGTTTAATAATCTGTTGACTCAGCATGGTTATGTTGTGCTGGACATGGATTACCGGGGTTCTAAGGGGTATGGCCGTGACTGGCGTACCGCAATCTATCGCAATATGGGGCATCCGGAAGTCGAAGACCTGAAAGATGGCGTTGCCTGGATGGCTAAAAATGCCAACATTGATACTCAACGGGTAGGCACTTATGGCGGTTCTTACGGTGGCTTCCTGACGTTCATGTCACTGTTTACCGCGCCGGATCTGTTCCAGTGTGGTGCGGCATTGCGCCCGGTCGCAGATTGGGCTCATTACAATGCCCCTTACACCTCGAATATTCTCAATACCCCAGACGATGACCCGATTGCCTACCGTCGTAGTTCGCCGATTGAACACGCACAAGGCCTGAAAAATCATCTGTTGATTTTGGGGGGGATTGAAGATGATAACGTGTTCTTCCAGGACAGTGTGCGCATGGTGCAGCACCTTATCGAGTTAGAAAATCCTCACTTTGATATGGCTTACTATCCGGTTGAACATCACGGCTTCCGCCAGCCTTCCAGTTGGCTGGATGAGTATCGCCGTATTCTGCGACTGTTTGAGACCGATTTAAAAAAATAG
- a CDS encoding HDOD domain-containing protein yields the protein MVASVSGGLKPAPVAALEQKFLQQLILGTQANTPVWDDPEPELEAIAFKLEIEREAAMERIAKKQQTKQLAQQINSQLHMSLKTELANQLASLDIIQRHSPVSDKHLLLLEMLHSPQLDLNRLRPAVASQAWLVRDLTNMVNSPVFGARRPQNKDLQVSDLKLVLGYIGMDNLRLLIPFYICRHWLPLGHTGLLWINRKLWRYAQIQGVATRVLAALHEQDGALLYALSLMRQLGASVVLGMGASIFEQLRGNWLKEASKARDKELYDAVAVSEFPALEIFQQVQEHAMRLNWQLPQALGFADSALITWLQELEDKQGFEQMPLLAQLVAKASCYAQSLLLDESHQLSFRDKQLLNSYYAMSEQELIRLQGQNYRKLSLF from the coding sequence GTGGTAGCGTCGGTTTCAGGCGGACTCAAGCCCGCGCCAGTGGCAGCACTGGAACAGAAGTTCCTGCAACAATTAATTCTGGGAACTCAAGCGAACACTCCGGTCTGGGATGATCCAGAACCAGAGTTAGAAGCCATTGCTTTTAAGCTGGAAATCGAGCGCGAAGCGGCAATGGAGCGCATTGCAAAAAAGCAGCAGACCAAACAATTGGCGCAACAGATTAATAGTCAGTTGCATATGAGTCTGAAAACGGAACTGGCAAACCAACTGGCGTCTCTCGACATTATTCAGCGCCACAGCCCGGTATCAGATAAGCATCTCTTGTTATTGGAGATGCTGCATTCACCACAACTGGATTTAAACCGACTACGTCCTGCCGTTGCCAGTCAAGCCTGGTTGGTACGCGATCTGACTAACATGGTCAATAGTCCGGTTTTTGGTGCCAGAAGACCGCAAAATAAAGACTTGCAGGTGTCTGATTTGAAACTGGTGCTTGGGTATATCGGCATGGATAACCTGAGACTGTTGATCCCATTTTATATCTGCCGTCACTGGTTGCCGCTGGGACATACCGGGTTGTTATGGATCAATCGTAAACTCTGGCGTTACGCCCAGATCCAAGGCGTTGCCACCCGCGTCCTAGCGGCATTACATGAACAGGATGGCGCCTTATTATATGCACTGTCGTTGATGCGCCAGCTTGGGGCTTCTGTGGTATTAGGGATGGGCGCTTCAATCTTTGAACAACTGCGTGGCAACTGGCTCAAAGAAGCCAGTAAAGCACGGGATAAAGAGTTGTATGACGCCGTCGCTGTCAGCGAATTCCCGGCACTGGAGATTTTTCAGCAGGTGCAAGAGCATGCGATGCGGCTTAACTGGCAGCTGCCGCAGGCGTTAGGATTTGCCGATAGTGCATTGATAACCTGGTTGCAGGAGTTGGAAGACAAACAGGGCTTTGAGCAGATGCCGTTGTTGGCTCAACTGGTCGCCAAAGCCAGCTGCTATGCACAGAGTTTACTACTTGATGAAAGTCATCAACTGAGTTTTCGGGACAAGCAGCTCCTTAACAGTTACTACGCTATGAGTGAGCAGGAGCTTATCCGTTTACAAGGCCAGAATTATCGTAAATTGAGCTTATTCTGA
- the astA gene encoding arginine N-succinyltransferase yields the protein MLIIRPICQSDFAALRYIAEASGHGFTSLPVNDEVLTAKINRAEASFNKPVSKPYDESYLFVMEDTDTGEVVGTCGIEGAVGMEDAFYHYRLGTEVYHSAQIGVRNEVETLTLCHDYTGAAEMCTLFLRKDYRKSTNGRLLSRCRFLFLAQHPSRFGETVIAEMRGVSDASGNSPFYGWLQQHFLGIDFIEADYLSGLGQKAFMAEMMPRSPVYVCMLPEAAQRVIGEVHTNTRPALSLLQAEGFRCRGYVDIFDGGPTVECTLQEIRAVRDSRLLTVLVGPMDDNGDTYIVANTQVADFRATAVRLNVTAESNHITLSPAFAQALRVQAGQQVRILPI from the coding sequence ATGTTGATAATCCGGCCTATTTGCCAGTCTGATTTTGCCGCCCTGCGTTATATTGCCGAAGCGTCTGGCCACGGCTTTACGTCGTTACCGGTCAATGATGAAGTCCTCACTGCCAAGATTAATCGCGCGGAAGCCTCATTTAATAAACCGGTTAGCAAGCCTTATGACGAAAGTTATCTGTTCGTCATGGAAGATACCGATACCGGCGAGGTGGTGGGTACCTGTGGTATTGAAGGTGCTGTTGGCATGGAGGATGCTTTTTATCACTATCGTCTCGGCACGGAAGTTTATCATTCGGCGCAAATTGGTGTCCGCAATGAAGTCGAAACACTAACCCTGTGTCATGACTACACGGGTGCTGCAGAAATGTGCACACTGTTTCTGCGTAAGGATTATCGTAAAAGCACCAACGGTCGCCTGCTTTCTCGTTGTCGTTTTCTGTTCCTGGCACAGCATCCATCACGTTTTGGTGAAACTGTGATTGCCGAAATGCGTGGTGTCAGCGATGCCTCGGGCAATTCCCCCTTCTACGGCTGGTTACAACAGCATTTTCTCGGTATCGATTTTATCGAAGCTGATTATCTTTCCGGACTCGGGCAAAAAGCGTTTATGGCCGAGATGATGCCGCGCAGTCCGGTGTATGTTTGCATGTTGCCTGAAGCGGCGCAGCGAGTGATCGGTGAAGTGCATACCAATACGCGTCCGGCGCTGAGCTTGTTGCAGGCTGAGGGGTTCCGCTGTCGCGGTTATGTCGACATTTTCGATGGCGGTCCCACCGTTGAGTGCACCCTGCAAGAGATCCGCGCGGTGCGCGATAGCCGCTTGTTAACGGTATTGGTCGGCCCCATGGATGACAACGGTGACACATATATTGTTGCCAACACTCAGGTGGCAGATTTCCGCGCCACTGCTGTAAGACTCAATGTCACTGCCGAAAGTAACCATATCACCTTGTCACCTGCCTTCGCCCAGGCACTGCGGGTACAGGCAGGACAACAAGTCCGGATATTACCTATTTAG
- a CDS encoding anthranilate synthase component II: protein MLLVIDNYDSFTYNLVQYFQQLGTSPVVHRNDALTVAEVLALQPERLVISPGPCTPDDAGISLALIEQLAGKIPILGVCLGHQAIAQAFGAKVIRAQRVMHGKTSLISHRGERLFHGLQNPLNVTRYHSLLVEALPEDFVLDAWFDDPQFGREIMAISQPALALFGVQFHPESIMSQQGHELLANFLKASIPAASATR from the coding sequence ATGTTACTGGTTATCGACAACTACGACTCTTTCACTTACAACTTGGTGCAATATTTTCAGCAACTGGGAACTTCACCTGTGGTACATCGCAATGATGCGTTGACGGTGGCAGAAGTGTTGGCGTTGCAGCCAGAGCGATTGGTGATCTCTCCTGGCCCCTGTACCCCGGATGACGCGGGTATTTCGTTGGCGTTAATTGAACAACTAGCCGGGAAAATTCCGATATTGGGTGTGTGCTTGGGCCATCAGGCGATTGCTCAGGCTTTTGGTGCCAAAGTCATTCGTGCACAACGAGTGATGCACGGTAAAACCTCGTTGATTTCGCATCGCGGTGAGCGGTTGTTTCACGGGTTACAGAACCCCTTGAATGTGACCCGTTACCATTCACTGTTGGTGGAAGCCTTGCCTGAAGATTTCGTGCTGGATGCGTGGTTCGATGACCCGCAGTTTGGCCGAGAAATCATGGCCATCAGCCAACCCGCGCTAGCGCTATTTGGCGTGCAGTTTCATCCCGAATCGATCATGAGTCAGCAGGGCCATGAATTGCTGGCCAATTTCTTGAAAGCATCAATACCTGCCGCCAGCGCCACTCGCTAA
- the astD gene encoding succinylglutamate-semialdehyde dehydrogenase: MTQFINGNWRDGDGHPMASFNPANGEQLWQGNAATSAQVDAAVAAARSAQFDWFMLGFEGRLKQVEAYRTQLEVHRELLAETIAQETGKPRWETATEVTAMIGKIALSAKAYQQRTGTSENALPVARAVLRHKPHGVVAVFGPYNFPAHLPNGHIVPALLAGNTVIFKPSELTPKVAELMVKLWQQSGVAAGVINLVQGEVETGKALAGHEGIDGLFFTGSSRTGHLLHQQFGGHPGKILALEMGGNNPLIVKDVADIKAAVHEIIQSAYISSGQRCTCARRLFVQQGAQGDALIDMLIKAVKAIKVGPWNAEPQPFMGAMVSETAALGMLAAQQHLQQLGGQSLVVMQQLQVGTGLVSPGLMDVTSVAELPDEEYFGPLLQLIRYQQFDEAIVMANSTRYGLSAGLLADSRADFDYFFARSRAGIVNWNKQITGAAGSAPFGGIGASGNHRPSAFYAADYCAYPVASMEADTLSLPATLSPGLTL; encoded by the coding sequence ATGACACAGTTTATCAACGGTAACTGGAGAGATGGTGATGGTCATCCGATGGCCTCATTCAATCCAGCCAACGGCGAACAGCTCTGGCAAGGCAATGCAGCGACGTCAGCGCAAGTCGATGCGGCGGTCGCGGCCGCCAGATCTGCCCAATTTGACTGGTTCATGCTGGGGTTTGAAGGACGATTAAAACAAGTTGAAGCGTACCGCACCCAGTTAGAAGTTCATCGCGAATTGCTGGCGGAGACTATCGCCCAGGAAACCGGTAAACCGCGATGGGAAACCGCCACGGAAGTGACGGCGATGATCGGTAAAATTGCGCTATCAGCCAAAGCCTATCAGCAACGTACTGGCACCAGTGAGAACGCGTTACCGGTGGCGCGAGCGGTACTGCGGCATAAGCCGCACGGTGTAGTCGCGGTGTTTGGTCCCTATAACTTTCCCGCGCATCTGCCTAACGGTCATATCGTGCCGGCCTTACTTGCCGGTAATACAGTAATTTTTAAGCCTTCTGAACTGACTCCGAAAGTCGCCGAGCTGATGGTGAAGTTATGGCAGCAGTCTGGTGTGGCTGCTGGCGTTATCAATCTGGTTCAAGGTGAGGTTGAGACTGGCAAAGCGCTGGCCGGACACGAGGGTATTGATGGACTATTCTTTACCGGCAGTAGTCGTACCGGACATTTATTGCATCAGCAATTTGGTGGTCATCCAGGCAAGATTTTGGCATTAGAGATGGGCGGTAATAACCCGCTGATCGTCAAAGATGTTGCCGATATCAAAGCGGCCGTGCACGAGATCATCCAGTCGGCTTATATTTCATCTGGTCAACGCTGTACCTGTGCCAGACGATTGTTTGTGCAGCAGGGGGCTCAGGGTGACGCGTTAATCGATATGCTGATTAAGGCGGTGAAAGCGATAAAAGTCGGTCCGTGGAATGCAGAGCCACAACCCTTTATGGGCGCGATGGTGTCGGAAACAGCGGCACTAGGCATGTTGGCCGCACAGCAGCATTTGCAGCAATTGGGGGGGCAGTCGTTGGTAGTGATGCAGCAGTTACAGGTCGGCACCGGGCTGGTGTCTCCAGGGCTGATGGATGTTACCTCGGTAGCAGAACTGCCAGACGAAGAATACTTTGGCCCACTATTGCAATTGATCCGTTATCAGCAGTTTGATGAGGCTATCGTAATGGCAAATAGCACCCGTTATGGTCTGTCTGCGGGGCTGCTGGCTGACAGTCGGGCTGATTTTGACTATTTCTTTGCCCGTAGCCGTGCAGGCATCGTTAACTGGAACAAGCAGATCACCGGGGCGGCAGGTTCAGCCCCCTTTGGCGGTATAGGCGCTTCGGGCAACCATCGCCCCAGTGCGTTTTACGCCGCGGACTATTGTGCTTACCCGGTAGCGTCAATGGAAGCGGATACGCTCAGCTTACCCGCAACACTCAGCCCAGGATTGACGCTGTAA
- a CDS encoding LemA family protein has translation MSALIMLIIVVAAVVLAIIVIHNSIIGRYNATQRAWSDVIAQERQKNKILPSLEQVAAQYSEYEKGLLEKVTALRSALAALSADTIDTKGLAKAESHMSEVVKGLNIAVEAYPELKASELFSKLMREITEQQENIGAAVRIFNRNVELFNNGIEVFPNNLVNSTFTHKHRLDTFDDSEAAAGFEYKPNF, from the coding sequence ATGAGTGCTTTGATCATGCTAATCATCGTAGTAGCCGCAGTAGTGTTGGCTATCATCGTTATCCACAACAGCATTATTGGTCGTTATAACGCTACCCAGAGAGCCTGGAGTGACGTCATCGCCCAGGAGCGTCAAAAGAATAAGATTTTGCCGTCGCTGGAGCAGGTCGCAGCACAATACAGTGAATATGAAAAAGGACTGCTGGAAAAAGTCACTGCATTACGCAGTGCATTGGCAGCTCTGTCGGCCGACACCATTGACACTAAAGGACTCGCCAAAGCCGAAAGTCACATGAGCGAAGTGGTTAAAGGATTGAACATTGCCGTCGAAGCCTACCCCGAACTGAAAGCCAGCGAACTCTTCAGCAAATTGATGCGAGAAATTACCGAACAGCAAGAAAATATTGGCGCAGCGGTACGCATCTTCAATCGCAATGTTGAGTTGTTCAACAACGGTATTGAGGTGTTTCCCAACAATCTGGTCAACAGCACGTTTACTCATAAACATCGGCTGGATACCTTTGATGACAGCGAAGCCGCCGCAGGTTTTGAATACAAGCCTAATTTCTGA
- a CDS encoding aspartate aminotransferase family protein — MSVKMNLTRAQFDEVMVPNYAPSPIIPVRGQGSRVWDQEGKEYVDFAGGIAVTCLGHCHPALVNALKEQGEKLWHLSNVMTNEPALALATKLVNATFAEKVYFANSGAEANEAALKLARRYAVDNYGPEKDEIIAFDKAFHGRTFFTVSVGGQAAYSDGFGPKPQAITHIPYNDIEALEATVSEKTCAIMLEPLQGEGGIISGDPAFLRKVRELADKYNALVVFDEVQSGMGRTGDLYAYMGTDIVPDILTTAKALGGGIPIAAMLTTSEIAAHFKVGTHGSTYGGNPLACAIGNAVMDIVNTPEVLDGVKYREQLLRDGLNSINDKYHVFSQVRGKGLLIGGVLNEKYQGRSRDFLLAAIDNGLMVLVAGANVLRFAPSLIIPEADIAEGIARLEKAVAQIVEA, encoded by the coding sequence ATGAGTGTGAAAATGAATCTGACCCGTGCTCAGTTTGATGAAGTTATGGTGCCTAATTATGCACCGTCTCCGATAATCCCGGTACGTGGCCAGGGCAGTCGGGTCTGGGACCAGGAAGGTAAAGAGTATGTCGACTTTGCTGGTGGTATTGCGGTGACCTGTCTGGGACATTGTCATCCCGCATTGGTCAATGCATTAAAAGAGCAGGGTGAGAAACTGTGGCACCTGTCTAACGTTATGACCAATGAACCGGCATTGGCATTGGCGACCAAATTGGTGAATGCTACCTTTGCTGAAAAGGTCTATTTCGCTAACTCAGGAGCAGAAGCAAACGAAGCCGCACTGAAACTGGCTCGCCGTTATGCGGTTGACAACTATGGCCCAGAGAAAGACGAGATCATTGCTTTTGATAAAGCATTCCATGGCCGTACTTTCTTTACTGTGAGTGTTGGCGGCCAGGCGGCCTATTCTGATGGTTTTGGTCCTAAGCCACAGGCGATTACCCACATTCCTTATAACGATATTGAAGCACTGGAAGCAACCGTTTCCGAGAAGACCTGCGCAATTATGCTGGAACCGCTGCAAGGCGAAGGTGGCATTATTAGCGGTGACCCGGCGTTTTTACGTAAGGTGCGTGAACTGGCGGATAAATACAATGCACTGGTGGTGTTTGATGAAGTGCAGAGTGGTATGGGCCGCACCGGTGATCTGTATGCCTATATGGGGACCGATATCGTGCCGGATATTCTGACCACAGCGAAAGCGCTGGGTGGCGGTATCCCAATTGCAGCAATGCTGACTACCAGCGAAATTGCTGCACACTTCAAAGTGGGGACTCATGGTTCCACTTATGGTGGTAACCCGCTGGCTTGTGCTATCGGTAATGCAGTAATGGATATTGTGAATACCCCGGAAGTGCTCGACGGTGTGAAATATCGTGAACAGCTGCTGCGTGATGGGTTGAACAGTATTAATGATAAATACCATGTGTTCTCACAGGTACGTGGTAAAGGGTTGTTGATTGGTGGCGTGCTGAATGAAAAATATCAGGGCCGCAGCCGCGATTTCCTGCTGGCCGCTATCGATAACGGTCTGATGGTGCTGGTTGCCGGTGCCAACGTTCTGCGTTTTGCTCCCTCACTGATCATCCCAGAGGCAGACATTGCCGAAGGCATCGCCCGCCTGGAAAAAGCAGTTGCTCAGATAGTTGAAGCCTGA